In the genome of Paenibacillus sp. GP183, the window TTTGCAAGCGGCTAAAGTGACAACCTCTCCAGTATCTTCAATGAAGGGACTGGCCGCTTCGGTTTCCAACCTGTTTTTTATCGATATGCTGGGTATGGAAGTCCCCCATTTGAATCGCGATTTTCAAAAGTCTACTTTTTCACAAGGGAATGTGGTTCATTTCGCTTTTCGGTTTTTGACGGATATTAATCCGCGTGACCCTCAAAGTCTGATCGCGAGCGAGGTTCCCGGCTTGGAGCTCGACAAAACTACTGTGCTGAGAACGAGCAAAGCGACGAATCCGAGTGAACCGGTCGACTATGTACCCAGTCCTCAGGTTTTGCAAATTAACAACAGTCCCAGCGAGACTCCCGTGTCTACCCCAAATCCAACGAAGGAGCCTGCTTCGACCCCTCAGCCGCTCAAATCAGCGGGCAATAATGTAGCTTTTATTTATCAAACACATAGCAATGAGTCCTTTTTGCCAGAGCTAAAAGGGGTGACCAATCCGGATGAGGCCTACAGCGACAAGATCAATGTCATTCAAGTCGGTGAGAGGCTTGCCCAAAATTTAGAAAAAGTAGGCATCGGAGCTGTTCATTCTACGACTGTATATCCGGGTGTTGTGAAGGACTTCAAATATCCATATTCCTATAAATATTCGTTAAAAACACTTCAGGAAGCCGTATCCGCTCATCCCGATCTGGACTACTACTTCGACATTCATCGCGATTCAGCAGCCCGCAGCCGGACTACGGTAACGATTGATAACAAGGATTATGCGCAGGTGTATTTTATTATAGGCGGCAAAAATCCCAACTGGAAAAAGAACGAGGAGTTCGCCAATCAAATTCATCAAATCCTCGAAGCCAAGCATCCAGGCATATCCAAAGGGATTCATGCCAAAACGGAGAACGAAGG includes:
- a CDS encoding stage II sporulation protein P encodes the protein MKWTSATLNLSPIRKTFQSAGAVGKTFFLLSMASVLFFVLLSVGSYLQAAKVTTSPVSSMKGLAASVSNLFFIDMLGMEVPHLNRDFQKSTFSQGNVVHFAFRFLTDINPRDPQSLIASEVPGLELDKTTVLRTSKATNPSEPVDYVPSPQVLQINNSPSETPVSTPNPTKEPASTPQPLKSAGNNVAFIYQTHSNESFLPELKGVTNPDEAYSDKINVIQVGERLAQNLEKVGIGAVHSTTVYPGVVKDFKYPYSYKYSLKTLQEAVSAHPDLDYYFDIHRDSAARSRTTVTIDNKDYAQVYFIIGGKNPNWKKNEEFANQIHQILEAKHPGISKGIHAKTENEGNGLYNQNFSPNNILIEVGGPFNTLEECYRTTDWLAEAISEVILNAKKVNAPAVALKK